A genomic window from Aricia agestis chromosome 8, ilAriAges1.1, whole genome shotgun sequence includes:
- the LOC121729222 gene encoding gustatory receptor for sugar taste 64e-like, producing MRQKYIKHFSIPTRIFVSENKVNVSDPKSQSVGLFQQSMRLTLMIGQVFSLLPVNGVFSRNNKKVTFTWRSWKCLYILVSLLGQMFITIMCIYRVFITKTNLNGKTSVIFYATTCITMVLFLRIARRWPKLVYHISRTEDHDYDYDSRLIYKCNVTCAVILSLSILEHILSLQSSLADILTCSPDIGYERFVKYIYPWIFNFIPYSPVLGGFIEVLHLQSTFVWNFSDLFVICMSYYLTSRLESVNRKLLAAKGKFLPESFWRTAREDFARVVQLVREVDDVINGVIFICFANNLFFICLQLFNTLAGGITDTPTCNGASFSHVKRSTVLLGGYESAVYFVFSLLYLLARSIAMSLIVSYVHSASLVPAIVLYDVPSPVYCVEVQRFLDQVNGEKIALTGLKFFSVTRGLLLKVAGTIVTYELVMLQFNSSTIHAEEPTFAPSTGNY from the exons ATGAGACAGAAATATATAAAACATTTCTCTATACCAACCAGAA tttttgtttCAGAAAACAAGGTAAACGTTAGTGATCCAAAATCTCAGTCTGTAGGACTCTTCCAACAATCAATGAGATTGACGTTGATGATTGGGCAGGTTTTCTCCCTGCTACCAGTTAATGGAGTATTCAGTAGAAACAATAAAAAAGTTAC ATTTACCTGGCGATCATGGAAATGTTTGTACATATTGGTATCGTTACTTGGTCAGATGTTCATTACAATAATGTGCATATATAGAGTATTCATAACGAAAACGAACCTGAACGGCAAAA CATCTGTCATTTTTTACGCCACAACCTGTATAACCATGGTACTATTTTTGAGAATAGCCAGACGATGGCCAAAACTTGTGTATCACATTAGCAGAACAGAAGAtcatgattatgattatgatagcAGGCTGATTTATAAGTGTAACGTTACTTGTGCTGTTATTCTTAGTTTATCGATAT tagaacacattttatcTCTTCAATCGTCTCTCGCTGATATTCTGACGTGCAGTCCAGACATTGGATACGAAAGATTCGTAAAGTACATTTACCCTTGGATCTTCAatttcatcccctattcccCTGTTCTTGGAGGTTTCATAgag GTCCTTCACTTACAATCAACGTTCGTTTGGAATTTCTCGGATctgtttgtaatttgtatgagcTACTACCTCACTTCTAGATTAGAAAGTGTCAACAGAAAACTGCTGGCTGCCAAaggaaaa TTTCTTCCCGAATCATTTTGGCGCACAGCTCGTGAGGACTTCGCAAGAGTAGTCCAGTTGGTCCGAGAAGTTGATGACGTCATCAACGGcgttatatttatttgtttcgCTAACAACCTCTTCTTCATCTGCTTACAACTCTTCAATACATTGGc TGGTGGAATAACAGATACACCTACATGTAATGGGGCATCGTTTAGCCACGTCAAACG GTCAACTGTATTGCTGGGGGGTTACGAATCTGCTGTATACTTTGTCTTCTCGTTACTATATCTATTGGCCCGTTCTATAGCCATGTCGCTGATAGTGTCCTACGTACATAGTGCTTCGTTGGTGCCAGCCATAGTACTGTACGATGTCCCATCACCAGTGTATTGCGTAGAG gTTCAGAGGTTCTTAGATCAAGTGAACGGCGAGAAAATAGCTCTGACTGGGCTTAAATTCTTCAGTGTGACGCGGGGCCTACTATTAAAA GTAGCTGGCACTATAGTGACGTATGAGCTGGTGATGCTGCAGTTCAACTCGTCAACGATACACGCTGAAGAACCGACGTTTGCGCCATCAACCGGAAATTACTAG